The Arthrobacter sp. D5-1 genomic interval CATCTTCCCCGAAAACCACTCCAGCCTCCGGATCCACGAAACTGCCGGGTTCCGGGTCATCGGACACCGAAGCCGCATCGCCAAAATGACCCATGGCCCCACCGACGGACAATGGCGCGACACGCTCCTGCTCGAGCACCGATCCACGCTGGAGTCGTGAATGGAGGCACCCACGACTGCCGTATTGCGTTCGAACCTGTCGACCTGCCTAGTGACGCGCCCTGGAGGCGGGGACAATTCCGGTGAAAATTGAAGTACTCCACATCGATGACTGCCCCAACACGGTCAAAGCCCTCCACCAAGTCGAGCGTGCCCTGGCCGCCCTCGGGCGATCAGAGACCTCCGTCTGACGTAACCGGCATCTTCCCCGAAGCGGCTCCCACCAGTGAGCTCGCATGCAGGATCTACCAGACTTCAGCCGGTCTCGCCGGAACCCCGACCGTCGAGCAAATAGTCGAGGTGCTCAGATGCCGCGGTATCTGACTTGGAAAACTGAAGCTCCTCGTGCAGGCGATCCATGGCAACGCCCGGCGTGAGCGGCCGGTTACGCCGGGCGTTGCACGATCCGGCCCCGCTATTTCTGGGTGGAGTCAGGCCTCGCCTAGCATTGCAATGGTGGATACCCGGAACCTTGTCGCGTGGATGGACCGGCAGCAAATTGGTCTGTATCTCGTGGCCATCCTTGTCGGGGGCGCAGCGGGCTTACTCGCTCCTGGAGTGGCTCCGGCTTTGGAGCATTCGATCAACCCTGTCCTTGGGCTCCTGCTTTACGCCACGTTTCTGGGGATACCGTTTGCTTCCCTCGGAAGGGCCGCCCGGGATCTGAAATTCCTGGCCACTGTCCTGGTGTTGAATTTTCTCGTCGTTCCCTTGGTGGTGTTTGGCCTGACCCGGTTCATCGCCGGCGACCAGGCGCTGCTTGTTGGAGTCTTGCTCGTACTTCTGACCCCGTGTATCGATTACGTCATCGTATTCACTGGGTTGGCCGGCGGCGCGAGTGACCGGCTTCTCGCTGCGGCACCTGTGCTGATGCTGACGCAGATGCCTTTTCTCCCGCTCTATCTTTTGGTCTTCGTCGGCCCGGATCTGGTCTCAGCCATCGATCCGGCCCCATTCCTTCAAGCCCTTATCGTTTTGATCATCATCCCGCTGGCCGCGGCAGCGCTGACCCAGGCGCTGGCCAGAACGAGGGCTATGGGCAGAGCCGTGATGTCTCTGATGCAGGCCTTGATGGTTCCCCTTATGATGGCGACGCTGGCCGTGGTCGTGGGGTCGCAGATTGTGGGAGTCGGCGAGGAACTCGGCTCCCTTCTGTCCGTCGCGCCTATCTATGCTGCATTCCTACTGGTCATGGTGCCGCTGGGTCTACTCGCAGCAAAACCCGCAGGACTCGATGTTGCCGCCACCCGCGCTGTCGTGTTCAGTGGTGCGACCCGTAACTCCTTGGTCGTGCTGCCATTGGCGTTGGCATTGCCAGGCCACTTGGCGCTTGCGGCCCTGGTGGTGGTGACCCAGACCCTTGTGGAGCTGATCGGTATGGTGCTCTACGTCCGCTTCCTTCCGCTGCTGATCAAGCAGGAACGCCGTCACCAGACCACCTGACGGAGACCCGCCGTGCAGCGGGTTTTGCGGCGCACCTGACTTGACCTTCAAGCCAGATCGAAGGTTTACGGTGGATCCATGAAGACGATCCGGATTTCCGAGGTTGCCGCCAGAACAGGGGTTCAGGCCACTACTTTGCGCTATTACGAGGACATCGGCCTGATCGGCCCCGCAGCCCGCTCAGCCAACGGCTACCGGAGCTACGACGAACGGGACCTGGACCGGTTGGCAGCCACTGCGCGCCAAGAAGCTCGACATCAGCCTTGAGGGATGTCCGTGGACTCGTCTCTGCAGGGGATACCGATGAATGCGGGACCGTTCAAGACAGCTGGGTGGTCTCGTCACGGCCAGACTGCAAGAGGCGCAGGAACGCATCAACGAGCTAACAGACCTGGCACACCAGCTCGAACGCATACGCTCGCCAGCCTGAGCTTCGCACCCAGTCCACTGAACCCAAAGGCAGCGGACCGCATTGAAGATGCATCCAACGGCATGAGCTGCGGGAAGGCTAGCGGCATCGCGGCAAACCTGCCAGGAACCGACGCCAGAACATGGAGAGCGGCACGCGTACGCACTTGGCCGGGAAATGAGCATATGGGTCTTGTCACCTGCAGCTCGCAGTGCCAAGGTCTAATTAAAGTTTCCCAACGCTCAACACAATTAGGCTCAGCCAGGGGGTTGCGATGAATCAATGGTTTCTTCCACCGGGCGGGATCTTGAGCAATTACATTGCTCCGGGACAGACCGTCCGCCACTCGTTCTGGTGGGAAGATCGCGCGTTTGGTCCTGCGATCCTGGCTGTCGCCATGCCACCATCAATCGTGGTCTCGACCGGCGGGGTGACGACACTCGGCAACGGATTCAGCCAAAGCCGCGACCGGCTCACCTATTTCGCTGATCTGCGGGCAGAAGCTTCGTATGGGGCCAGCTATCGTCTCCTCATTACAGCGCTGCGCTAAGGAGCCCTCATGAAATGCACGGTCATCAGCGACGAACGCGGCAAGATTATCGCCATTGGTCCGACGCCTGGGCCGGTAAAATCCTCCGACGGTGAGGGACCGGCGCTCTGGCACGAGCTCCTGCCTTTTGAAGGACAAACCAGCCAGATTGTGGATGTACCTGATGAGTTGCTCAACGACCCTGAGCTACTGGCAAATCTGCATCAAACCCACCGCCTCCGCGGCGAACGGATTGAGGCTGTTGACGGTCTGACTACAGACTAGTCTCCGGGTCAATTGACGGAACACCTCCGAATGGCTGCCTGCCCCTGCCTCAAAGGTCCTGAATGTCACGCGTCGGCTCGTATCCGGAACCATAGCGTACTATCCAAAAAACTGGATACTCCTTTATGGTTGTTGATATGGAAAGTGCTTTGAACCCTTACTCGCCCGGGTCGGGCCGTCGGCCTTTCGAACTGGTCGGGCGCCAGAGCGAGATCGATGCCTTCGATTTGCTGCTGGCCAAGACCCGCCAGCGAAGACCGGACCGGGGTATCGTCCTGCACGGGTTGCGTGGGGTGGGCAAAACGGTCCTGCTGAACGAGTTCCGTCGGCAGGCCGAACATGCTGAGTTCATGGTCGTCTTCCTCGAGGGCAGGGACGCCGAGGGGGGTCCTGAGGCCGTACGGGCCAAGCTCGCCCGGAACCTGCTGCAGGCCGGGCGGAAGTTGAATCGCCGCGGCGCCGGGGAGCGACTCTTGGCGGCACTTGGCAGCATCGCATCCTTTTCCGCGAAACTGGGTGTGACTGGGATCGACATCGGTGTGAACCTCAATCACGGCCGCGCTGACTCCGGATCGATCGAAGTGGATCTGGAAGAACTGATTGAGGACCTCTGTCTGGCCCTGGGGGAGAATCGCTCGGGTCTGGTTTTCATCATTGACGAGATGCAGGACCTGGACGACGGACTCATTGCCGCACTCCTGAGTGCCCAGCATCTGGCTGGCCAACGCGAATGGCCTTTCTATATCGCGGGGGCCGGTCTGCCCAATCTTCCCTCGGTACTGAGTGAAGCGCGCTCTTACGCCGAAAGGATTTTCAATTACCGCAGCATCGGGGCGTTGTCGAGGGAGGCTGCAGAGGCGGCCTTGGTAGCCCCGGCCCAACGCTATGGGGTGTCATTCGTGGCCGAGGCCAAAGACCTTCTCCTGAGCGCATCGGGCGCGTATCCGTATTTCCTGCAGGAATACGGTTACGCGGCCTGGGAAACAGCTCCGGAGAAGACCGTAACCTTCGACGACGCCAAAATCGCGGTGGAGATCGGCCGCGCGCAGCTGGACCAAGGGTTCTTTCCTTCACGCTGGAAACGTGCCTCGAAGGCAGAGAAGGACTTCCTCCGCCTGATGGCCACTGACGGTGATGAAGGATCCAGCACAGCCGGTCTTGCTGAACGGGCGCAGAAGAAGCAAAGCTCCATGACCATGACCCGTGCGTCGTTGATCGACAAGGGGATTATCTACGCACCCGCCCTGGGTGTTGTGGCGTTCACCGTGCCAGGAATGGCTGACTATGTTAAACGCCTCCATGAGTAGCACGAGCGCAGGAACCGGTACCACCGCAGGCGGGAGGTTGCGGTGGGGAATTCTCCTGGGAGTTACCGCGCTGGTCCTTGCCGGAGCCGGGATCTACGCGGTGGGAGCCTATCAGCGTTTCGAGGAGAGCCGCACGGCCGCCTCATCTGTGGGAGTGACTGCAGGCCAACCTCTCCCCGGGGTTCCTTTCGTCCTGTTCAGGAACACTGCCGGCGGGCAGGGCTATGGCAATGCAGCCACGGTGCCGCTTTCGGCTCCCGGTGGCACGCGGGCGGTCAGTGAGCAGGCGTGCGAACGGGTCTATGGCACTGCAGCTGTGGTGGTCTGTCTCAGGTCCAACCGTGGTCTGGTGACTACTTACGACGCGGCCGTCCTGAACCGGGACTGGCAGCAGGATCGGGCGTGGCCTGTCCCGGGTATTCCGAGCCGGACACGCATCAGTCAGGACGGTTCCGTGATCGCGACAACGGTGTTCGTCTCCGGGCACTCATATACGCAAGCCGGGTTCTCGACAGCAACAGAGATCACTGTTCCCGACGGCGGTACGGGTAACCTCGAAGATTTCGCGCTCCTCGTGAACGGCGAACGGTTGCTGGCGAGCGACCGGAACATCTGGGGAGTTACTTTCGCGCCAGGGCAAAGCGAAGTCTTCTATGCCACAGCAGCATCCTCAGGACGTATCTGGCTCGTCCGGGGAAGCCTGAAAGACAAGACCCTGACCGCCATTCATGACAACGTTGAATGCCCCTCCATCTCACCGGACGGCACCCGGATCGCGTATAAAAAGAACATTGGCGGGCCGCTCACCGCGCACTGGAACGTCGCCCTTCTTGACTTGGCCACGGGGGTG includes:
- a CDS encoding bile acid:sodium symporter — translated: MVDTRNLVAWMDRQQIGLYLVAILVGGAAGLLAPGVAPALEHSINPVLGLLLYATFLGIPFASLGRAARDLKFLATVLVLNFLVVPLVVFGLTRFIAGDQALLVGVLLVLLTPCIDYVIVFTGLAGGASDRLLAAAPVLMLTQMPFLPLYLLVFVGPDLVSAIDPAPFLQALIVLIIIPLAAAALTQALARTRAMGRAVMSLMQALMVPLMMATLAVVVGSQIVGVGEELGSLLSVAPIYAAFLLVMVPLGLLAAKPAGLDVAATRAVVFSGATRNSLVVLPLALALPGHLALAALVVVTQTLVELIGMVLYVRFLPLLIKQERRHQTT
- a CDS encoding MerR family DNA-binding transcriptional regulator — translated: MKTIRISEVAARTGVQATTLRYYEDIGLIGPAARSANGYRSYDERDLDRLAATARQEARHQP
- a CDS encoding ATP-binding protein, with protein sequence MESALNPYSPGSGRRPFELVGRQSEIDAFDLLLAKTRQRRPDRGIVLHGLRGVGKTVLLNEFRRQAEHAEFMVVFLEGRDAEGGPEAVRAKLARNLLQAGRKLNRRGAGERLLAALGSIASFSAKLGVTGIDIGVNLNHGRADSGSIEVDLEELIEDLCLALGENRSGLVFIIDEMQDLDDGLIAALLSAQHLAGQREWPFYIAGAGLPNLPSVLSEARSYAERIFNYRSIGALSREAAEAALVAPAQRYGVSFVAEAKDLLLSASGAYPYFLQEYGYAAWETAPEKTVTFDDAKIAVEIGRAQLDQGFFPSRWKRASKAEKDFLRLMATDGDEGSSTAGLAERAQKKQSSMTMTRASLIDKGIIYAPALGVVAFTVPGMADYVKRLHE